Within Halopelagius longus, the genomic segment CGGGGCGCGCGGAGTACCCCGCCACCGAGGCGGGCGTTCCCGTCGGCGCACACCCCGAGACGGGCGAACCCCTCGTCCGCGTCGGCGGCGCGGTGGTCGGCGTCGATAGCGACGCGCGGTTCGTCCTTCCCGCCGGCGCGACGGTTCTGGACGACACCTGCGACGACTGCGGCCTGCCCCTGATGCGCGCCGAGTGCGGCGCGGCGTTCGAACTCTGTATCGACCGCGCGTGCGAATCGCTGGACGACGCCGTGAGAGGGCGATTCGACCGCGCGTGGACCTGCCCCGACTGCGACTCCGACCTCCGCATCGTCCGCCGCGGGGGGCGCTTGCTGGCCGGGTGCGACGCCTACCCCGACTGCGAGTCGGCGTTCGCCGTCCCGGCGGGCGTCGTCGTAGACGAGTGCGACTGCGGGTTGCCCGTCTTCGAGACTGGGCGGGGTCGGCGGTGTTTAGACGGCACGTGCGAGGCGTTCGAGGAGTGAAACCCGACGGTTCGCCGACCGCCTCGTCCGTCCGGGCGGGCGAATCGCGGACGGACCGCGAGGGGAGTTACTCACTTAATCAAAACACGGACCCGCGGTGAAAACAGCGCCCGATTAAGATTGTGGAGCCGTGACAACCCTCGTATGGGACTGATCCATCAGGAGGAGATGTTCGACGCGTTAGCAGACGGGAACCGGCGTCGGCTGTTAGTATTCCTACTGGATCACGAGTCGCGAGACGTTCCGAAACTGTCGGGTATCACCGCCGAGATGGCCGAGATGAACCGTGCGCTCCTCCGGGAGTATCTCTCCGGACCGCGGCGGGTGGACGGCGGGGACAAAGAACTCCTCCGCACTCACCACGTTCACCTCCCCAAGTTAGACGGGTTCGACTTCATCGAGTGGGACCGAGAGGCTCACGTCGTGACGAAAGGCCCTCGGTTCGACGACATGCGGCCCCTCATCGAACCGTTAGAGGACCGCGGGGAACGCGTCGCGCCGGTGGCCGAAGTGCGCCTCCGCAGGTGAACGAGTCGAGACGCGCTGTACGTATCGAGGACGACGCTCGGCGCTCGAAACTCTTCGACGGCGCTCACCGGCGGGCGAGCAGATAGCCGGTGGCGGCACCGACGACGACGGTTCCCCCGTAGGTGGCGACGAGGCCGAACGCCGCGAGAAGTAGCGGCGTCGCGAGGAGGAGCAACAGGTCGCTCCCCACCTGCATCCACGGCGACATACCGGGCACCGCCTCGAACGGCATCCCGTCCACTACGACCAGCGCGAATTCGAGGAGGTACATCGGCACCGGCATCGCGAACAGTCCGACGAGTGCGCCGACGACGGCCCCTCGAAGCGGCGATTCCGTCCCGCCGAGGCGTGTCCAGAGCACCCGCGCGAGGAGTGCGCCGCCGACGAACCCGCCGAGGACGAGAAGCACCTCCGGGCCGGACGGGAGGTACCCTTCGCCGCTGGCTATGCGTTGGGCCGTCGCCACCGCGACGAAGAGGACGGCGAACGTCCCTCCGGCGACGCCGAACGTCAACGAGGGGTGCTGCCGGGCCGTCTGAGGGGAGGACCAGTGGACCATGCTATACGTACGTCGTGTCGGCGTATGAGTATTCCGCCCTGACCGACAGGTCCGGTTCCGCGTCTTCGCGTCCTGTTCCGGTCGGAGAGAGGGCCTATCGGAACCGGACGAAGCCGAGTAACTGACGGGTGTCGGACGTATCGAGCAGTCGAATCGGACCGAGTTCGCGCGGAGCGAGATTCGGGACTCGCGGGGAGACGACACGGCGTTCTCGCCCCTCGTTTTATTCACCCCTCTCCGTAAGCGGACGTATGAGCAACGGGTTCGTATCCGCTCGCCCCGTCCGAAGGGAGAACGTGACCGGTCGTCTGTACCCCGGTGTCGGGCACGACTCCGCTCCGGGCATCTTAGTGCTCCACGGTAGTGGCGGTGCGGGTGGATACGAACGGGCGTACGCCGAACACTTGGCCGAACACGGCTACACGACGCTCTGCGTCGAATACTTCGGTGCGCCCGGCGTCTCGGACGCCCTCTCCGAAATTCCGCTCGAACACTTCGCCGCCGCCGCCGAGTGGCTACTCGAACGGCCGGACGTTGTCGGAGGACAGGTGGGCGTCGTCGGGTTCTCTCGGGGCGGCGAGGCGGCGTTGCTCGCGGGGAGCCATTTCAGTCGTATCGGTGCCGTCGCGGCGTACGTCCCGAGTTGCTACGTCTTTCCGGCACCGACGTGGATGGACGGTGTCGACGAGGAGTGCGCCGCTTGGACGCTGGACGGTGACCCGGTTCCGTATCTCCCGGTCGAGAAACACGTCGATAACCCTCAGGACGGCGCCGACGATGCACTCGGCGACGACGCACCAGACGCATCTACGCGGGCGATACGACGCGCGTCCGACGAGGAACTGGACCGAGCGACGATCGAGGTGGAGAACGTCGACGGTCCGATACTACTGATATCGGGCGGTTCGGACCGAGTTTGGTCGTCCACGTTCCTCTCGGATCGTATCATCGAACGATTGGACGACCACGACTATCCGTGGGAAGCCGAACACCTCGCGTACCCCGACGCCGGCCACGCCATTCGAGTCCCCTACCGATTCGATGGAGAAGACTCGCCTACCGGCGAGCATCGCTTCGGCGGAACGAACGCGGCTAACGCTCGCGCCTCGGCGGACGCGTGGTTCCACGTCCTGAAGCACTTTCAGAACGCTCGGTGGCTAACCGACCCGTCGCCCTCGATTCGAGGCTTTCGGACGCGTTCGCGAGAACCGCCGACTGCACAGACTCACTGTGATTCGGAAGAGCGAGCGTACAGTCGAACTGCCGCGGAATCGGACACGTCCCGTTCCGCGGCGGGGCGAAACGCGAGCATCGCAGACCCTTTGTCCGCGCCGCCCCCGACTCCGGACATGGACGGGACACTCGACGGCGACGTCGTCCGCGTCGGCGGCGACGCGCGACAGCGGTTCTACGACTCGCGGGGGTACGGACGGCCCGCGGACGGGAACCGCATCGAACTCGCGCCGGTGGAAGCCGCGCACCTCCTCGCGCGCGGCGACTTAGACGCCGTAGACGGGATGGGCTTCCGCGAGTTCCTGACGCGGACGGGCGCGGTGATGGAGTTCGTCGTCTACAAGGACCTCAGAGACAGGGGGTTCTACCTCTCGCCCGCGCGCGAGGACTGGGCGGGCGCGGCCGCGGACCACGCCGGCGCGGGCGTCGATTTCGTCGTCTACCCCCGCGGGAAGGGCCCGTGGGACGACGACGTGGAGTACCGCGTCCGCATCGCGGGCGAACGGGAGTCCATCGCCGCCGCCGAACTCGGCGACGGCGTGGTCCTCGCCGTCGTCGACGAGGACGGCGAACTCACCTACTTCGAGACGGACCGCCCGGAAATCGAGGGCGGCACTGTCGAGGGAACCTCGGCAGGCCACCGGATGCAGTCCGGTGATGACGAGTACGAACCCCCTTCGGGGTTGGAGTCGGACCTCCTCTCCGACAGGGTGTTGCTGTGGGAGTCGCCGGACGAGATGTACGAACGCGGCTTCTACGGGCAACGGCTTCACGGCCGCAACGCGGATTCGGGACCGCTCCAACTCTCCTTGGTCGAGGGGGCGTACCTCTCCGAACGGGGGTACATCGACGCCGACCACGAGGCGGTGGTCGAGGTGGCCCGCGAGGTGGAGGGCGACCGGTTCGACCGCCGCCTGCAGGCGTACGCCGCCCTCCGCGACGCCGGGGCGGTGCCCAAGAGCGGATTCAAGTTCGGCGCGGACTTCCGCGTGTACACCGACTTCTCGACCGTCTCGGACCTCTCGCACTCCGCGGACCTCGTTCGGGTCGTCTCGCCGGACCACACGTTCCTGCCGCGGGACCTCTCCTTGGACGTGCGCCTCGCCGGCGGGGTGCGGAAGCGAATGGTTTTTGCGCTCACCGACGCCAAGAGAGGCATAGACTGGCTTTCGGTCGCCCGACTCACTCCATGACACGAGACGACTCCGACCCCCGCGAGACGGACGAAGAGACCCGGACGGACGACGAGGGAGCACGTCAGGCGCTTTCCGACGGCGGCACGTCGGCGGAGGGTGCCGACGACGTGGCCCTCGACCCGTGGGGCTCTTCGACCATCTCCGATTACCGAAAACTGTTCGAGGAGTTCGGCATCGATGAGTTCGACGAGGTGCTTCCGGAGGTGCCGAACCCCCACTACCTGATGCGCCGCGGGGTCATCTTCGGCCACCGCGATTACGGCCCCGTCGCCGACGCCATGCGCGAGGGCGACGACTTCGCCGTCCTCTCGGGGTTCATGCCGACGGGCGACCCCCACATCGGCCACAAACTCGTCTTCGACGAGATAATCTGGCACCAAGAGCAAGGCGGCGACGCCTACGGTCTCATCGCGGACTTGGAGGCGCACTCCGCCCGCGGCCTGACGTGGGAGGAGATAGACGAACACGCCCGCGACTACGTCCTCTCGCTCCTCGCCCTCGGCTTCGACCCCGAGGAGGGTGAACTCTACCGACAGTCGGACAACCGAACCTTACAGGACCTCTCCTTCGAACTCGGCTCGAAGGCGAACTTCTCGGAGTTTCAGGGCATCTACGGCTTCGACGGCGAGACGAACGTCTCGCACATGCAGTCGGTCGTCACGCAGATGGCCGACATCCTCTACCCACAGTTGGAGGGACCGAAACCGACGGTCATCCCCGTCGGCCCGGACCAAGACCCCCACGTCCGGTTCGCCCGTGACCTCGCGGCGCGGATGCGCTTCTTCAAGGTGACCGAGGCGTACGCGAGTTTCGAACTCACCGACGCGGAGCGACCTATCGTCGCCGCCGCCTACGA encodes:
- a CDS encoding Sjogren's syndrome/scleroderma autoantigen 1 family protein encodes the protein MTESIRLFAGDCTTTFEGARTRTQRGRVVVVVKPDRTVLVHDADGYQPVSWLTRPDALTVETDASGFGIVARTDEQTLRVVSHDASGRAEYPATEAGVPVGAHPETGEPLVRVGGAVVGVDSDARFVLPAGATVLDDTCDDCGLPLMRAECGAAFELCIDRACESLDDAVRGRFDRAWTCPDCDSDLRIVRRGGRLLAGCDAYPDCESAFAVPAGVVVDECDCGLPVFETGRGRRCLDGTCEAFEE
- a CDS encoding DUF7344 domain-containing protein; translation: MGLIHQEEMFDALADGNRRRLLVFLLDHESRDVPKLSGITAEMAEMNRALLREYLSGPRRVDGGDKELLRTHHVHLPKLDGFDFIEWDREAHVVTKGPRFDDMRPLIEPLEDRGERVAPVAEVRLRR
- the endA gene encoding tRNA-intron lyase, which codes for MDGTLDGDVVRVGGDARQRFYDSRGYGRPADGNRIELAPVEAAHLLARGDLDAVDGMGFREFLTRTGAVMEFVVYKDLRDRGFYLSPAREDWAGAAADHAGAGVDFVVYPRGKGPWDDDVEYRVRIAGERESIAAAELGDGVVLAVVDEDGELTYFETDRPEIEGGTVEGTSAGHRMQSGDDEYEPPSGLESDLLSDRVLLWESPDEMYERGFYGQRLHGRNADSGPLQLSLVEGAYLSERGYIDADHEAVVEVAREVEGDRFDRRLQAYAALRDAGAVPKSGFKFGADFRVYTDFSTVSDLSHSADLVRVVSPDHTFLPRDLSLDVRLAGGVRKRMVFALTDAKRGIDWLSVARLTP
- a CDS encoding tryptophan--tRNA ligase translates to MTRDDSDPRETDEETRTDDEGARQALSDGGTSAEGADDVALDPWGSSTISDYRKLFEEFGIDEFDEVLPEVPNPHYLMRRGVIFGHRDYGPVADAMREGDDFAVLSGFMPTGDPHIGHKLVFDEIIWHQEQGGDAYGLIADLEAHSARGLTWEEIDEHARDYVLSLLALGFDPEEGELYRQSDNRTLQDLSFELGSKANFSEFQGIYGFDGETNVSHMQSVVTQMADILYPQLEGPKPTVIPVGPDQDPHVRFARDLAARMRFFKVTEAYASFELTDAERPIVAAAYEAREEFAEDPEMPRCGEAAEWVEDADIDELDVDVTVESAVESVVEKLENAGMEPLRPRVRFLDANATEEAFEDLIESVEGEKRRYEEHIDAFDLSFSVAEELAREVELENGGYGFLPPSSIYHRFMTGLTGGKMSSSIPASHISLLDDPQEGYDKVKSATTGGRETAEKQRELGGKADECPVYELYAYLLSGDDDEFAKRVYDECVGGERLCGGCKEQAAILMEEFLEEHQEKREEVESMLAEMDISLESDRRGVAPGDD